The Kitasatospora sp. NBC_00374 genome has a segment encoding these proteins:
- a CDS encoding nitrate/nitrite transporter, translating into MTVDPVGTARSVPVPVPGPRPPGVPIPAGPPGGRGAWLAWSVGCTVYVLAVVHRTSLGVAGLDATERFGIGASALSTFSIVQVLVYAAMQIPVGLLVDRFGPRRVLLLGVLLMSVGQLAFALSASFGPALGSRAVLGCGDAMTFISVLRVAARWFPAAQNPLVAQLTGLAGMGGNLVTTVVLAEALHREGWTFSFGVIALAGIAVFALVALVLREAPAGSGRPGPAGPPTDGRPSVRRQIREAWQEPGTRLGMWVHFTTAFPAAAFGLLWGLPYLVEGQGMTRGEAGGLLTLLVFSNMAFGVLFGRLVSRSTAARMPIALTVVAATGLCWAVVLAWPGGHPPLWLLVVLLLVMGSNGPGSLVGLDYARAYNPGERLGTASGIANMGGFIGAMLTLLGIGVLLDALSGGGGYTAQTYRWAFCWQFLLLAVGTTMILRLRRAVRRAPQG; encoded by the coding sequence ATGACCGTGGACCCCGTGGGCACCGCTCGCTCCGTACCCGTACCCGTGCCCGGTCCTCGGCCGCCGGGTGTGCCGATCCCGGCGGGGCCGCCGGGCGGCCGGGGTGCCTGGCTGGCCTGGTCGGTCGGCTGCACCGTCTACGTGCTCGCGGTGGTGCACCGGACCAGCCTCGGCGTCGCCGGACTGGACGCCACCGAGCGGTTCGGCATCGGCGCCTCCGCCCTGTCCACCTTCTCGATCGTGCAGGTACTGGTCTACGCGGCCATGCAGATACCCGTCGGACTGCTGGTCGACCGCTTCGGGCCGCGGCGGGTGCTGCTGCTCGGCGTGCTGCTGATGAGTGTCGGCCAGCTCGCCTTCGCGCTGAGCGCCTCGTTCGGCCCGGCGCTCGGTTCGCGCGCGGTGCTCGGCTGCGGTGACGCGATGACCTTCATCAGCGTGCTGAGGGTGGCCGCCCGGTGGTTCCCGGCCGCGCAGAACCCGCTGGTCGCCCAGCTGACCGGACTCGCCGGAATGGGCGGCAACCTGGTCACCACCGTGGTGCTGGCCGAGGCCCTGCACCGGGAGGGCTGGACCTTCTCCTTCGGCGTCATCGCCCTGGCCGGGATCGCGGTCTTCGCCCTGGTCGCCCTGGTGCTCCGGGAGGCGCCGGCCGGGTCGGGCCGCCCCGGACCGGCCGGCCCCCCGACGGACGGGCGGCCGTCGGTACGACGGCAGATCCGCGAGGCCTGGCAGGAGCCCGGCACCCGGCTCGGCATGTGGGTGCACTTCACCACCGCCTTCCCCGCCGCCGCCTTCGGCCTGCTCTGGGGGCTGCCCTACCTGGTCGAGGGCCAGGGCATGACCAGGGGCGAGGCGGGCGGGCTGCTCACCCTGCTGGTGTTCAGCAACATGGCCTTCGGGGTGCTCTTCGGCCGGCTGGTCTCGCGCTCGACCGCCGCCCGGATGCCGATCGCCCTGACGGTCGTCGCCGCCACCGGGCTGTGCTGGGCGGTCGTCCTCGCCTGGCCCGGCGGACACCCGCCGCTCTGGCTGCTGGTGGTGCTGCTGCTGGTGATGGGCAGCAACGGCCCCGGCTCGCTGGTCGGGCTGGACTACGCCCGGGCGTACAACCCCGGGGAGCGGCTCGGCACCGCCTCGGGCATCGCCAACATGGGCGGCTTCATCGGGGCGATGCTCACCCTGCTGGGTATCGGGGTGCTGCTCGACGCGCTCTCGGGAGGGGGCGGATACACCGCGCAGACGTACCGGTGGGCGTTCTGCTGGCAGTTCCTGCTGCTGGCGGTCGGCACGACGATGATCCTGCGCCTGCGGCGGGCGGTGCGGCGGGCACCGCAGGGCTGA
- a CDS encoding M64 family metallopeptidase — MLISAAALPAVLELVAPSPATVIGPPAGPLIDHAAPPRSPQQADLRAPAAPTVDIRRSGDPANRITLVLLGDGYTAEQQGMFREQADRAWRALMEIEPFRSYQDFFNIRRVDVVSPAAGIAEGETDGRAVGTPLGMHFWCEGTARLLCADESATARFAGESNGPQYLIALANSSEYGGAGGTGVTTLAGGSPDAGRIIQHEIGHTVGELGDEYDSAPDDADYPNLSTLNADQMRQNKVKWWRWLDAQSPDGGGQIGAYRSANGLYRPTEDSVMRTLGGAYNLPSREAIIEQIYRRVRPMDPPTPAPGAVAGRTRLTVHPLQLTGPRQLRVEWTVDGIPVEPQATDRTWLDTGLLPLAPGHRVTVRATVTDTTDWVRDEAFRDEFMTRTVTWTVGG, encoded by the coding sequence GTGCTGATCTCGGCCGCCGCCCTGCCCGCCGTACTGGAGCTCGTCGCGCCCTCCCCGGCCACGGTGATAGGACCGCCGGCCGGCCCGCTGATCGACCACGCGGCGCCACCGCGCAGCCCCCAGCAGGCGGACCTCAGGGCCCCTGCGGCGCCCACCGTCGACATACGGCGGTCGGGGGACCCGGCCAACCGGATCACGCTGGTCCTGCTGGGCGACGGCTACACCGCCGAGCAGCAGGGGATGTTCCGGGAGCAGGCCGACCGGGCCTGGCGCGCCCTGATGGAGATCGAGCCGTTCCGCAGCTACCAGGACTTCTTCAACATAAGGCGGGTGGACGTGGTCTCCCCGGCGGCAGGCATCGCCGAGGGCGAGACCGACGGCCGGGCGGTCGGCACCCCGCTCGGCATGCACTTCTGGTGCGAGGGCACCGCCCGGCTGCTGTGCGCCGACGAGTCCGCCACCGCCCGCTTCGCCGGTGAGAGCAACGGCCCGCAGTACCTGATCGCGCTGGCCAACTCCAGCGAGTACGGCGGCGCCGGCGGCACCGGGGTGACCACGCTGGCCGGCGGCAGCCCGGACGCGGGCCGGATCATCCAGCACGAGATCGGGCACACCGTCGGAGAGCTGGGCGACGAGTACGACAGTGCCCCGGACGACGCCGACTACCCGAACCTGTCCACCCTCAACGCCGACCAGATGCGCCAGAACAAGGTGAAGTGGTGGCGCTGGCTGGACGCGCAGTCCCCCGACGGCGGCGGCCAGATCGGGGCGTACCGCAGTGCCAACGGGCTCTACCGGCCGACCGAGGACTCGGTCATGCGCACCCTCGGCGGCGCCTACAACCTTCCCTCCCGCGAGGCCATCATCGAGCAGATCTACCGCCGGGTCCGGCCGATGGACCCGCCCACCCCGGCACCCGGCGCGGTGGCCGGGCGGACCCGCCTGACCGTCCACCCGCTGCAGCTGACCGGGCCCCGCCAGCTGCGGGTGGAGTGGACGGTGGACGGGATCCCGGTGGAGCCCCAGGCGACGGACCGGACCTGGTTGGACACCGGCCTGCTGCCGCTGGCCCCGGGCCACCGGGTGACCGTGCGCGCCACCGTCACGGACACCACCGACTGGGTGCGGGACGAGGCGTTCCGCGACGAGTTCATGACCCGGACGGTGACCTGGACGGTCGGCGGCTGA